Within the Carassius auratus strain Wakin unplaced genomic scaffold, ASM336829v1 scaf_tig00011294, whole genome shotgun sequence genome, the region GGGAACGTTAACAGGATCAATGCCCTCTTATCTGTGCCgtatgtgaatgtgtgtcagAGATGAAGTGTACGGCCCATTTACAACAGCCTAGCTCCACATAGCTAATAACACATAATAGCTAATTAACACAGTCGTTGTTAGAGTTGTTAGCAAGCTTGTGGGGAAAATTAGCTTTGTGTTTTGCGAATATAACCTCATGAGTGCATAAAAAGACTAAATCTAATTTGAGGCTGCATTACAATATCTTACTCCACTTTAAAAACAGCATTCTATAactaacagttaaaaaaatatgagtaaatcaaatgaaatggttcaCTCTGTATTGTTCTGCTCATTAAAGCAATTTTGTGCCTTTCAGAGAGTTCAACTAAATGCATCTTATTCTTAAACCAGTCTATATATTGCATTTCAGCATCTTCAAGTGATGACAGACGCAAATCTTCCACGCTTCATGACTGCAGCCTGGTTGGCACTGGGATCTGTCAGTCACCTGACTCCTCAAGGAATCACGTTTCAACTAACAACACCCTGTCCACTCCACCTCCTATGTATGAAACCACACCCCCTGGTGTAATAACCCCACCCCCTGAAGCCCAGACCCCGCCTCTATTGGTCCCTTTGCTGGCTGATTGGAATGCTGCTATGGCATCATGGGGCCTTGCATGGGAGTTGCAGGTATACGGGCTCAGCTGTGTGTTCTCGCTCGTGGCTGTGCTGTCTGTGCTCAGCCTGATGTGTTTGCCATTGCGTTGGCCCTCTGGCTGTGCCCACTTCAGCCTCCTCCACCTTCTCCAACTACTAACAGGTTCCAGCAGAGCTCTGTGGCTCCTCTATGATCCATATGGCCAAAAAGAGCGCCTACCTGTAGTCTGGGCACGACTGCTGCACGAAGCTGCCTATCCCTGTATTACTGCGTCATTTGGCCTTCTGCTTCTACTGCTAACTGCTCGCTCTTGTTCCCATCTACTTTCCCAGAATACCCTGCAGCGCAGCACCTGCGTGTTGGCCGCCTTAGTGCTGCTGCACATAGCCATAGTGATGGCTTCCATGGCAATACTGCAACTCTTTCCCACCCTGAAAATTGTGCCTCTATTGCCGCCTGCAGCCTTTGTGTTGTTGTCCTCTCTCTTCTCATTCACGTACCTGCTTCTTTACTGCTGTGGCCGTGCCGATGTCAAGCACATTTACCGACTAAAAGAGAGCTGTCCTGAGCGGCCATCATGCCATGCTAGCAGGTGTCCATTCACAGAGGCACAGATGTGGGAAAGGGCAGCCAGGACAGGGGTATTCTCTGCCCTGTTTCTGCTAGCATGTGGCAGTCTACGACTTTACGCCATGCTCCATGCAGGAGGGCTAACCGGTGGAGTCATGGTTGGCCTGAAGCCCTGGCCCTGGTGGGGCTTTCAGCTCAGCTGCCgagtgtgtgaaacaggagtaTGTCTCACACTCGCTCTTGTAATCACTCACCCCCTTCTCTGTTGCGGAGTGCCCCTTTCCAAACCAGGAGGCTGCAGCTGGCTCTTCAAAAAGACACCCACAGAAGGCGCCACGTTGGCCAAACCCACCATCCTCTCGAGTCGGTGTGGCTGGTCACTACGGCCCGCCGAGAAGCTGGGGTTGGGTGAGGGAATAGTACGACGGGAAAGTGAAAGCGTGCCGCTCTACACCTTGGTGGAACTTCTGAACAGCGAATCAGATGGTTTGGACCTCCACTATCCAGCCAGCCCTCAGCATGAGTCTTGCACACAGCTCTCCCAAACCACAAAGAGGAAAGCATCCCATGCGTCCTCCTTTGCAAGCTCCGACGCCGACTCCACGGCAGATCTGCAGCCCCCTTCAACAATCGATCTGCAACGAAGCATTGACGAGGCCTTGAACAGTGAGGCTCTGTTACAGCATAGCCAGTTCGGCTCTTCCAGGCTCTCTCTCAGCACACGCGGACCCCCGGACGGACAATCCTGTTGGAGAAACTCCACCGAACCCAGCATATACCGCACTGCCTCCTGTGGTGATGTGGACCCTGCTACAGTCCCCAGCCGACCTAGGCAATGGAGCACTGTATGTGGGAGACCTGCTCACGCCTCGGTCAATTGTAGTGGGTTTAACTCAACACAACTGTCCCAGAGCAACCTACATAGGGGCTCTCAATCTGTGCAGCAACCCCACAGACGGTACATGGCCTTGGGCCCTACGTCCACCAGAGAGAGCGTGGATGTGGAGAAAACTTCTCATGTTGATGAGCATGCCGTTCAGGATGAATTCATCAACGACTGCAGGCAAATAGATGCAATCAGCATCAGCAGTGCTACGATCAACCTATAGGGAGACATATCTTTATTCAACCACATTTAcagttattcatttagcagatgctacAGATTGTGCAATATAGAGGATGTGCTGTGCTTACCTGCAGAATTAACATTTTCCAGTTTAACGCTTAACGCAGGGTTGTCAAGGTGTGTTCTTGGGAGGTCCACCTTCCAACATAATTTAGCTCCAACTTCCCTGCTTGTTTCAGGTGCGTTTAATTTTGGCTATAAACTCCTCTGCTGGACGAGAAGACACCCCTGATTTAACCAACAAACTTTAAGTAATTTCAACCCTATTTACAGAACTCTTCTTGATATAAACATAGAGAGGAATTTGCTGTTCATGCACTCTGCTTGAatggaaagtatttttttattttggaagcagACATGACATGGACAAAACGGCAACCTACAACGTTTAAGTGAGTATAACTTTTCTCAAGATCACAGTTCTCTTTCAACAGTTAGAAATTCTCTGAAATCCACTTCTTATATTCGACGAATATTGTTGAAAATGCTTGGTTTGAtcaaaagacttaaaaaaaaattatttaatgaacaTGAGGCTTGTGTAACTTTCAGCATTAAGCACTTACGAACATGTTTTATGATGATATTTTGGTTGTGTTCTTACAGCACAGATCACCTAAACACTCTTGACAACATTACAACTGTATAGAGAGACATTCTTTAGAAacaatttgcattttatttcagcaCTATCATTGGTGTTAACATGCTAATGTGTGGCAGCCCTGTCACTTAACATTTTAATCTGGAGTGAGACCTACAGTAGGTGTTCTTTTGGAGCATATACTTATGGGAAAAGATGCATTTAGCAAAAGGCTGCATGGAGAAAATCATGATTTTTTCTTTAAAgtagttaaaggtgctgtagggaacttttgtaaaaaaaaatattttttacatatttattaaacctgtcattatgtcctgacagtagaatatgagacagataatctgtgaaaaaaatcaagctcctctggctcctcccagtggtcctattgccttTTGCAGAAattccatcgctcccggtaaaaaataaccaatcagagctgcggtccgtaactttgtttgtgttcaaaatgtagaaaaatttatataataagcgagtacaacatgaatccattttccaaaccgtgtttttggcttgtcctgaatcactagggtgcacctatattaagtgtttatattcggactattttatattgcttcggggataccgcggcggagtaacccagtacctttgtgattcttcatagacataaacagagagaagtagttccggctacgatgttcttccgcaagacgcaagcagttctgtttattaaccgctagagcgtcaaaagttaccgaccgcagctttaactgttattttaatatgtattgctTCATTAAGATCTATTCTACCCTGTACCCATAATCCCACTTCTTAAATACTGCCCTCTGTTAGCCATGGAGATGTAATAAAGTTGTGACAGCTTGTGCATTTGTGACTGACAGCATCATCACAGAAACTTTAAGATTGTCTCATGCTtggcttctctttttttttcttcaaatgtattaaattctCAAATGCATTTTCTCTCTTTGAATAGTAAATGGTCCAACACTTCTATGCATGACAATGTAAACCTCCGTATTGCATTGCTCATTATGCTACTGTGTTTAGAAAAAGGTACACtaacatttaaaagatttaatcAAAGTATACAGTTTAGAAAAATATTGAATCAGAGTAGACAGAAATGGATACTACAGGACGAAAAAAGGAAACACAGTCTATAAAACTCAATCTTTATTCTATAAACTGGATTATATTCAGAATGACAACACAACAgtcttttttgtgtgaaataaacaaagaaatgaGCATATCTAATGTCTGTGTACATGACTGACTAGTGTAATGAGAGTAACAGTACAGAATACCTGACTTTAAGGCTGATACTTAATCTGGTCCATAAAATAATCATGCTTTCTGGATAATCGGAATAGCATTGTGAACAATAAGgaaaacaaatgctttttttttttaagattacctTCCAATTTAACTGGTAACACTCTAATGGCAAAGTGGTAAGCACTTGATTTACTCATAACATGATGGTCACAAAaagtattattgctattaaaataacagACAATGTGAATTAGAAGGAACCACCAAGACAGACTGGAAAAATATACCCCACATATCAGAAATGTTCATAGAAAGCCTCTCtcttacatacacatacattgcATCCTCATATTTCACATGATGCAGTACATTCATaggattttcaaaataatatctCAAATAATATGTCAAGTACCTTCTTGGAAgcccaaacaaaataaaaacaatcaaaacaaatttCCTTGTACATTTAGTAATGTTGCTGGCTTTTATTACAatcagacagttttttttattttcatttttaatgtttaatctatatttaatgtgcatttctataataaaaaatacatatttgatatttctttttatataattGGTGCAACACAAAAAATTGAATTCTTATTCTCTGTGATTAAaagattaaacaaacaaaacaaaaaattaacataaaagaAATATTCCACTGCCATCAAATAAGTAAATGAGCACTgatcaaaagaagaagaaagcacTATAGTGCGATTATTCATAGCGTCGGTTTGCATGGTGACTCGTTGATTCATCGCTCTGTTGAGAAAGTCTTGTGTGTTAACTGTGAATATACTCAAGTAAGCATGGTCTGGGTTAATCAACAGAGAGTTCAGGGTATATGTGATGGTAAGTTAACCTTGAAATACAGCCCATGAAAAAGGATCAAGGGGTTGAGAATTGCAGAAATCACTTGTGTAACTGTGTTTAGTGACGGCTGGCTGGTGACGGGACATTGGGTCCAGCTCTTGTGTGCCCCCTGCTGCTCTGTTCAATATAACCACTTCTCGTAACTGTCGAGAACAGAAAAGCAACACAAccttaataaatgcagttttattgtCCACACATTGATtggtccagaaaaaaaaatctaattaaatcatttcatTAGACGAACAGTTCGcccaaaaattaatataaaaaacagcATGTAAGTATCATAAAAGTGCCTTTCAGCAAGGAACAGAATCAAATTTAAGACATTATTCagtcttaaatataatttttgcttCCAGATATTGAAATTGCTTATTGTCATTGGTTATGAGAAGCATGAGAAATAATGGCCTCGTCATAGATCTAATGTCATATTTAATAACGACCTTAAATTCCAGTCTGTTCATCACACAAAGATATCATatgaaatatagtgcacaagtcatatggattatttttatgatgcactaccattcacaagtttggggtcagggagatagtgtatttatttatttatatgaaagataatacttttattcagctagggcacaataaactgatcaaaagtgacagagacatttaaatatttaaaaaaatatatttcaaataaatgctgttattttgaactttctaatcatcaaagaatcttgaaaaaaaaatttattcacaAGAATATTTAGCAGAGCAACCCTTTTTTATCAATGAGACATTTTCCTTAaaacaacaaattattatttctgaagga harbors:
- the LOC113073060 gene encoding proline-rich transmembrane protein 4-like — protein: MTLHTKALLLVFSFSLCGSLSAASLNRNERAHFWASTDTEPTQWTSQSTKMDMTTPTDVLYSEETGQDIEVDLSVDLNPYAAMNDHGLSRLLASRTQWIKTLTSTNTEPLLDIQNDEEASDWPTFIMQVNMEQSFKSSSLATLQPFPSQAWGAESKKPVAWNTETYTPQTPAETRFSTYQRLWKSSGATQTPSEETKDLTDAPTASSSDDRRKSSTLHDCSLVGTGICQSPDSSRNHVSTNNTLSTPPPMYETTPPGVITPPPEAQTPPLLVPLLADWNAAMASWGLAWELQVYGLSCVFSLVAVLSVLSLMCLPLRWPSGCAHFSLLHLLQLLTGSSRALWLLYDPYGQKERLPVVWARLLHEAAYPCITASFGLLLLLLTARSCSHLLSQNTLQRSTCVLAALVLLHIAIVMASMAILQLFPTLKIVPLLPPAAFVLLSSLFSFTYLLLYCCGRADVKHIYRLKESCPERPSCHASRCPFTEAQMWERAARTGVFSALFLLACGSLRLYAMLHAGGLTGGVMVGLKPWPWWGFQLSCRVCETGVCLTLALVITHPLLCCGVPLSKPGGCSWLFKKTPTEGATLAKPTILSSRCGWSLRPAEKLGLGEGIVRRESESVPLYTLVELLNSESDGLDLHYPASPQHESCTQLSQTTKRKASHASSFASSDADSTADLQPPSTIDLQRSIDEALNSEALLQHSQFGSSRLSLSTRGPPDGQSCWRNSTEPSIYRTASCGDVDPATVPSRPRQWSTVCGRPAHASVNCSGFNSTQLSQSNLHRGSQSVQQPHRRYMALGPTSTRESVDVEKTSHVDEHAVQDEFINDCRQIDAISISSATINL